A genome region from Cucumis sativus cultivar 9930 chromosome 4, Cucumber_9930_V3, whole genome shotgun sequence includes the following:
- the LOC101209157 gene encoding uncharacterized protein At3g49140 isoform X1 — MAWRDLVYEVEHTKGAPCSKSYAFTSSWNRSSFDVCGRNKKFGSTEFHWLSKGRDLCLSKVSVAADYPDSVPDSSSYLTNKGYHPLEDLKVCKSVRNTELTAAEVARTAVEVNSNALLLFPGTVHSEPHEQVSWDEFQYVTDDYGDLYFEIFDSVNMLEDRRAHNPVNALIGMDMQMYESRRIVGDYSDVDSGYGDVAPFDYDYIEVVEADLANIPVDWGVPDVSSMVHPVYFAKCLKKVINMEYDRNMKHPSNGVSILGCLRPAYADEESYIRRLFYFEESEGYNTEWKGLEGETSNLESKIDRSSQRSTLYRLEIMRIELFSVYGVQSEVSLQDFQDAEPDILLHSTAEILERFNEKGIKCNIALKALCKKRGLHVEDAILIGVDSLGMDVRVCVGTEVRTFRFPFKIRATSEAAAEKQIQQLLFPRSRRKKLRSHGDGLRDTVSF; from the exons aTGGCATGGCGTGACCTTGTGTACGAGGTTGAGCATACAA AAGGGGCTCCTTGCTCGAAATCGTACGCATTCACAAGCAGTTGGAATAGATCTTCTTTTGACGTTTG TGgcagaaataaaaaatttggatcAACAGAATTTCATTGGTTGTCTAAGGGACGTGACCTTTGCTTGTCAAAAGTTTCAGTCGCTGCTGATTACCCAGATTCAGTTCCAGATTCTTCAAGTTATTTAACTAACAAAGGTTATCATCCCCTTGAAGATCTAAAAGTTTGCAAAAGTGTACGGAATACAGAACTCACTGCTGCAGAAGTAGCAAGGACTGCCGTGGAG GTCAATAGCAATGCTCTGCTGTTATTTCCTGGAACTGTGCACAGTGAACCACATGAACAAGTATCGTGGGATGAGTTTCAATATGTCACTGACGATTAtggag atttgtattttgaaatttttgatAGTGTGAACATGTTAGAAGATCGGCGAGCACACAACCCTGTG AATGCCTTGATTGGAATGGACATGCAAATGTATGAGAGTAGGAGGATAGTTGGAGATTATAGTGATGTAGATAGTGGCTATGGTGATGTTGCTCCTTTTGATTATGATTATATTGAG GTAGTGGAAGCTGATTTAGCCAATATTCCAGTTGACTGGGGAGTTCCTGATGTTTCTAGCATGGTTCATCCTGTATATTTTGCTAAGTGCTTGAAAAAG GTTATCAATATGGAATATGACAGAAACATGAAGCATCCTTCCAATGGGGTTTCCATATTGGGATGTCTCAGACCTGCATATGCTGATGAAGAATCTTATATAAGAAGATTATTTTACTTCGAAGAAAGTGAAGGCTACAACACAGAATGGAAAG GTTTAGAAGGCGAAACCTCAAACTTGGAGTCCAAAATTGATAGAAGCAGTCAAAGATCCACTCTCTACAGGTTGGAGATAATGAGAATTGAGCTCTTCTCTGTGTATGGAGTTCAG TCTGAAGTTAGTTTGCAAGATTTTCAAGATGCTGAACCTGATATTCTTTTGCACTCTACTGCGGAAATTCTAGAGCGTTTTAATGAGAAGGGTATTAAGTGCAATATTGCCCTTAAAGCTCTTTGCAAAAAGAGGGGTCTTCATGTTGAG GATGCTATTTTGATCGGAGTTGATAGTCTTGGCATGGATGTGAGAGTATGTGTTGGGACGGAAGTACGGACTTTTCGATTTCCCTTTAAAATCAGG GCAACGTCAGAAGCTGCAGCAGAGAAGCAGATTCAGCAACTCTTGTTCCCACGATCTCGTCGTAAAAAACTACGAAGCCATGGGGATGGATTGAGAGATACTGTCAGTTTTTAG
- the LOC101214197 gene encoding solute carrier family 35 member F1 isoform X1, translated as MRGFMRLWTKKTWIGLGLGQILSLLITSTGFSSSELAKQGIDAPTSQSFVNYVLLALVYGITMLSRRKALKAKWYYYILLGLVDVEANYLVVKAYQYTSITSVMLLDCWAIPCVLLFTWLFLKTKYRLRKIIGVVICVAGIVAVIFSDVHAGDRAGGSNPIKGDALVIAGATLYAVSNVSEEFLVKNAGRVELMAMLGLFGSIISGIQISIIERKELKSINWTPKTALPFVGFSVAMFLFYSLVPVLLQINGAAMLNLSLLTSDMWAVVIRIFAYHEKVDWIYFVAFAAVVVGLVIYSVADKDEDRNHGNVANVVADEEGGPRNHKMDERIVTEGSSSRPDGNGGGGNARMEGIDKKGEIALVEPE; from the exons ATGAGGGGTTTTATGAGGCTTTGGACGAAGAAGACATGGATAGGGCTTGGATTAGGACAGATTCTGTCTCTTCTCATTACTTCCACtggcttttcttcttctgaacTTGCTAAACAAg GAATTGATGCACCTACCTCACAGTCTTTTGTAAATTATGTGCTCTTGGCGCTTGTCTATGGGATCACCATGCTTTCTAGAAGGAAAGCTTTGAAG GCAAAGTGGTATTACTACATACTGCTTGGATTAGTAGATGTAGAGGCCAATTACCTTG TGGTAAAGGCCTACCAATACACATCCATAACAAGTGTAATGTTACTTGATTGTTGGGCAATCCCTTGTGTGTTACTATTCACttggctatttttgaaaacaaaatatagacTGAGGAAGATAATCGGTGTCGTGATCTGCGTGGCTGGCATCGTCGCGGTTATCTTTTCGGATGTTCATGCCGGTGACCGGGCAG GAGGAAGCAACCCCATTAAAGGGGATGCACTGGTTATTGCTGGTGCCACCCTTTATGCTGTCAGTAATGTCAGCGAG GAATTCCTTGTGAAGAATGCTGGTAGAGTTGAATTAATGGCAATGCTTGGTCTCTTTGGCTCAATCATCAGTGGAATCCAAAT AAGCATAATAGAGCGCAAAGagttaaaatcaattaattggACACCTAAGACA GCACTTCCATTTGTTGGATTCTCAGTGGCTATGTTTCTTTTCTACTCATTAGTTCCTGTATTGCTTCAG ATCAATGGAGCAGCGATGTTGAATCTGTCCTTGCTTACTTCAGATATGTGGGCTGTTGTAATACGCATTTTTGCTTATCATGAGAAG GTCGATTGGATATACTTTGTGGCATTTGCTGCTGTTGTTGTTGGGCTTGTTATTTATTCAGT GGCTGACAAAGACGAAGATCGCAACCATGGCAATGTTGCCAATGTAGTTGCAGATGAGGAAGGAGGTCCAAGAAACCACAAGATGGACGAAAGAATCGTCACTGAAGGCAGTAGTAGTAGGCCAGATGGTAATGGTGGTGGTGGCAATGCAAGGATGGAAGGCATTGACAAGAAGGGTGAGATAGCTTTGGTAGAACCAGAATAA
- the LOC101214197 gene encoding solute carrier family 35 member F1 isoform X2: MLSRRKALKAKWYYYILLGLVDVEANYLVVKAYQYTSITSVMLLDCWAIPCVLLFTWLFLKTKYRLRKIIGVVICVAGIVAVIFSDVHAGDRAGGSNPIKGDALVIAGATLYAVSNVSEEFLVKNAGRVELMAMLGLFGSIISGIQISIIERKELKSINWTPKTALPFVGFSVAMFLFYSLVPVLLQINGAAMLNLSLLTSDMWAVVIRIFAYHEKVDWIYFVAFAAVVVGLVIYSVADKDEDRNHGNVANVVADEEGGPRNHKMDERIVTEGSSSRPDGNGGGGNARMEGIDKKGEIALVEPE, encoded by the exons ATGCTTTCTAGAAGGAAAGCTTTGAAG GCAAAGTGGTATTACTACATACTGCTTGGATTAGTAGATGTAGAGGCCAATTACCTTG TGGTAAAGGCCTACCAATACACATCCATAACAAGTGTAATGTTACTTGATTGTTGGGCAATCCCTTGTGTGTTACTATTCACttggctatttttgaaaacaaaatatagacTGAGGAAGATAATCGGTGTCGTGATCTGCGTGGCTGGCATCGTCGCGGTTATCTTTTCGGATGTTCATGCCGGTGACCGGGCAG GAGGAAGCAACCCCATTAAAGGGGATGCACTGGTTATTGCTGGTGCCACCCTTTATGCTGTCAGTAATGTCAGCGAG GAATTCCTTGTGAAGAATGCTGGTAGAGTTGAATTAATGGCAATGCTTGGTCTCTTTGGCTCAATCATCAGTGGAATCCAAAT AAGCATAATAGAGCGCAAAGagttaaaatcaattaattggACACCTAAGACA GCACTTCCATTTGTTGGATTCTCAGTGGCTATGTTTCTTTTCTACTCATTAGTTCCTGTATTGCTTCAG ATCAATGGAGCAGCGATGTTGAATCTGTCCTTGCTTACTTCAGATATGTGGGCTGTTGTAATACGCATTTTTGCTTATCATGAGAAG GTCGATTGGATATACTTTGTGGCATTTGCTGCTGTTGTTGTTGGGCTTGTTATTTATTCAGT GGCTGACAAAGACGAAGATCGCAACCATGGCAATGTTGCCAATGTAGTTGCAGATGAGGAAGGAGGTCCAAGAAACCACAAGATGGACGAAAGAATCGTCACTGAAGGCAGTAGTAGTAGGCCAGATGGTAATGGTGGTGGTGGCAATGCAAGGATGGAAGGCATTGACAAGAAGGGTGAGATAGCTTTGGTAGAACCAGAATAA
- the LOC101209157 gene encoding uncharacterized protein At3g49140 isoform X2, producing the protein MAIAVASSLTFEGAPCSKSYAFTSSWNRSSFDVCGRNKKFGSTEFHWLSKGRDLCLSKVSVAADYPDSVPDSSSYLTNKGYHPLEDLKVCKSVRNTELTAAEVARTAVEVNSNALLLFPGTVHSEPHEQVSWDEFQYVTDDYGDLYFEIFDSVNMLEDRRAHNPVNALIGMDMQMYESRRIVGDYSDVDSGYGDVAPFDYDYIEVVEADLANIPVDWGVPDVSSMVHPVYFAKCLKKVINMEYDRNMKHPSNGVSILGCLRPAYADEESYIRRLFYFEESEGYNTEWKGLEGETSNLESKIDRSSQRSTLYRLEIMRIELFSVYGVQSEVSLQDFQDAEPDILLHSTAEILERFNEKGIKCNIALKALCKKRGLHVEDAILIGVDSLGMDVRVCVGTEVRTFRFPFKIRATSEAAAEKQIQQLLFPRSRRKKLRSHGDGLRDTVSF; encoded by the exons atGGCAATTGCTGTAGCTTCTTCACTTACCTTTG AAGGGGCTCCTTGCTCGAAATCGTACGCATTCACAAGCAGTTGGAATAGATCTTCTTTTGACGTTTG TGgcagaaataaaaaatttggatcAACAGAATTTCATTGGTTGTCTAAGGGACGTGACCTTTGCTTGTCAAAAGTTTCAGTCGCTGCTGATTACCCAGATTCAGTTCCAGATTCTTCAAGTTATTTAACTAACAAAGGTTATCATCCCCTTGAAGATCTAAAAGTTTGCAAAAGTGTACGGAATACAGAACTCACTGCTGCAGAAGTAGCAAGGACTGCCGTGGAG GTCAATAGCAATGCTCTGCTGTTATTTCCTGGAACTGTGCACAGTGAACCACATGAACAAGTATCGTGGGATGAGTTTCAATATGTCACTGACGATTAtggag atttgtattttgaaatttttgatAGTGTGAACATGTTAGAAGATCGGCGAGCACACAACCCTGTG AATGCCTTGATTGGAATGGACATGCAAATGTATGAGAGTAGGAGGATAGTTGGAGATTATAGTGATGTAGATAGTGGCTATGGTGATGTTGCTCCTTTTGATTATGATTATATTGAG GTAGTGGAAGCTGATTTAGCCAATATTCCAGTTGACTGGGGAGTTCCTGATGTTTCTAGCATGGTTCATCCTGTATATTTTGCTAAGTGCTTGAAAAAG GTTATCAATATGGAATATGACAGAAACATGAAGCATCCTTCCAATGGGGTTTCCATATTGGGATGTCTCAGACCTGCATATGCTGATGAAGAATCTTATATAAGAAGATTATTTTACTTCGAAGAAAGTGAAGGCTACAACACAGAATGGAAAG GTTTAGAAGGCGAAACCTCAAACTTGGAGTCCAAAATTGATAGAAGCAGTCAAAGATCCACTCTCTACAGGTTGGAGATAATGAGAATTGAGCTCTTCTCTGTGTATGGAGTTCAG TCTGAAGTTAGTTTGCAAGATTTTCAAGATGCTGAACCTGATATTCTTTTGCACTCTACTGCGGAAATTCTAGAGCGTTTTAATGAGAAGGGTATTAAGTGCAATATTGCCCTTAAAGCTCTTTGCAAAAAGAGGGGTCTTCATGTTGAG GATGCTATTTTGATCGGAGTTGATAGTCTTGGCATGGATGTGAGAGTATGTGTTGGGACGGAAGTACGGACTTTTCGATTTCCCTTTAAAATCAGG GCAACGTCAGAAGCTGCAGCAGAGAAGCAGATTCAGCAACTCTTGTTCCCACGATCTCGTCGTAAAAAACTACGAAGCCATGGGGATGGATTGAGAGATACTGTCAGTTTTTAG
- the LOC101209407 gene encoding stemmadenine O-acetyltransferase: MEVKVLSKETIIPSSPTPPHLQTFQLSLLDQLSPMLYIPLLLFYPMKRSYDHIDQHDQDPKKTIATLKTSLSKTLSRFYLLAGRIIDKSIHCNDKGAVFMEATINTNMFDILKEPNNEVLTKLLPCSLLCNTKPIEEYPQIVVQANVFKCGGIAISLCLLHKLIDAATFCCFLRSWATTNRELLSQLDHSSPNNMVCFDYKSFSSLFPQTNLLPFHQRLINNDNAVILPSSIFNGKRRLQRFVFRSKAILDLKAKAKSCDIPNPTCVEAITCFIWKYLMKVADGGDSQMPSTLSHVVNIRKMIEPSLGEVSLGNIMWGTVAHHFSTTRPNESFEGLELSKLVSLLRQSLKKINKDYIKELIMGGDKGRRNGVMKLVGEINKWPISNYYFFTSWKNMKLNELDFGWGKPLWFGIAGDSNEMMGNIIVLVDNVSDDGSIEAWILLDEKEMQLLEQNPQFLEFALLNPSIHLPHDHKIADQIFSRKLI; this comes from the coding sequence atggaggtTAAAGTTTTGTCAAAAGAAACTATTATACCTTCTTCCCCAACTCCCCCTCACCTTCAAACCTTTCAACTTTCACTACTTGATCAGTTGTCTCCAATGCTTTATATTCCACTTTTACTTTTCTACCCCATGAAAAGaagttatgatcatattgatCAACATGACCAAGATCCTAAGAAAACAATTGCTACCCTAAAAACTTCTTTATCAAAAACACTGAGTCGTTTTTACTTATTGGCAGGAAGAATCATTGACAAATCTATCCATTGTAATGACAAAGGAGCTGTGTTTATGGAAGCAACCATAAACACCAACATGTTTGACATCCTCAAAGAACCAAACAATGAGGTTTTAACAAAACTCCTTCCATGTTCTTTGTTGTGTAACACTAAACCAATTGAAGAATATCCTCAAATTGTTGTTCAAGCCAACGTTTTCAAATGTGGTGGTATTGCAATCTCTCTCTGTCTATTGCACAAACTTATTGATGCAGCTACTTTCTGCTGTTTTCTAAGATCATGGGCCACTACCAATAGAGAATTGTTATCTCAGCTTGATCATTCATCTCCAAATAATATGGTATGTTTTGACTATAAATCATTCTCTTCCCTCTTTCCGCAAACCAATTTGTTGCCTTTTCATCAAAGACTGATCAATAATGATAACGCGGTCATACTGCCGTCGAGTATTTTCAACGGTAAACGTCGTTTACAAAGATTCGTGTTCCGATCGAAAGCGATATTAGACCTTAAAGCTAAAGCGAAATCCTGTGATATACCAAATCCAACATGTGTTGAAGCAATAACATGCTTTATTTGGAAATATCTCATGAAAGTTGCTGATGGTGGTGATTCTCAAATGCCATCAACTCTGTCTCATGTTGTAAACATCAGAAAGATGATAGAACCATCACTGGGTGAAGTTTCTTTGGGGAACATTATGTGGGGCACAGTTGCTCATCATTTTTCAACCACAAGGCCGAATGAATCATTCGAGGGTTTGGAGCTAAGCAAATTGGTAAGTTTATTGAGACAATCATTGAAAAAGATCAATAAAGATTATATAAAAGAGTTGATTATGGGAGGTgataaaggaagaagaaatggtgTTATGAAGTTGGTTGGTGAGATAAATAAGTGGCCAATCTCAAATTATTACTTCTTCACAAgttggaaaaatatgaagTTGAATGAACTTGACTTTGGGTGGGGAAAACCTTTATGGTTTGGAATTGCTGGGGACTCGAATGAAATGATGGGAAACATTATTGTTTTGGTAGATAATGTATCGGATGATGGATCAATAGAGGCATGGATTCTCttagatgaaaaagaaatgcaaCTCTTAGAACAAAATCCACAATTTCTTGAGTTTGCATTGCTGAATCCAAGTATACATTTGCCCCATGATCACAAAATTGCTGATCAGATTTTCTctagaaaattaatatga